The Desulfovibrio fairfieldensis sequence CAACTGGTCGAAGGTCTTCTTCTGGGTGTAGATGACCCGCTCGCGCAGATATTCAGGCGTCTTGTCGGCATGGCACTGGCGGCAGGCCCGCATTTCCTTGTCCTTCAGGGGCGAAGTCATCCAGTGGCTGGACATTTTCTTGCCGTCCATGCGCTGGTAAGGCATGTGGCAGTCCGCGCAGGCCACACCGGCCGCGCCGTGCGGGCCGTCCTGGAAGGTCTCGAAGTCGGGGTGCTGCATCTTGATCAGAGGCACCTTGGAGGCGGCGTGCACCCAGTCGGAGAAGGGGCCGGGCTTGCCGTCGGCGTCCTTTTTGCCGTGGCCCTTGTAATACTGGTACATGTCTTCGGGATTAAAGCCGTTGTCCCAGGGGAAGACCGGGCGCATGGCCGGGCCGTTGTCCGGATGGGTGAAGTAGTATTCCACATGGCACTGGGCGCAGACAAGGGTGCGCTTTTCGTTGCGCGAGATATTGTTCCAGTCCTTGCCGGTCTTCTTCAGCCAATCCTTGAGCGGTTCGGAATAGAGCCGCAGTTCCATGGTCTTGGGATCGTGGCAGGTGGAACAGGAAATGCTCTCTTCCTTGGCATCGATCATGTCCTTGCCGCGAAATTCGTTGACGTCCTTGGACCAGAAGGAATCGCCGTACTGCTTGATCCAGTTCATCATCTTGGGCGTCTTGCAGTTCCAGCAGGTGGCGGGCATCTTGCCCTTGCCGTCCGCGCCCCAGCGGTTCAGGCGGTCGATATGGACAAAATCCTCCACCGCATGGGTGTGGCCACGGGCTTCGTTGTATTCATACATGAAGCCGTAGCCCAGCCAGAGGTTTTTCAGGTAGGGCTGGGCATGCTTGAAGCCCTTGGGCAGGGGATCGACGTTGTCGTTCTTGTGATACGGCACGGAACCCTTGTACTCGGTCATCACCTCGGACTCGTTGTTTTTCTGGTACGAGGCGTACTGATCCGGAAAATCAGCCTTGAATGCCGACATGCGGGTTTCGTCGTCCTTGATGTTGGTCTTGTAGGCGGGGGCTTTCAATTCCGTCGAAACATCATTGCAGCCGCTGAGCAGCGCCGCTCCCAACAGCGCCGAAACGGCCAGAGCCATAGTGCGGATATGCTTATTCATATGCTACCGTCCTTGTGCTGATGGGCTTGTGGCGCATATGGGCCACATTGCGGTGGCAGTCGACGCAATAAGGCTTGGCGTTCATACTGGCCACGTTGACGTTAGTTTGGGCGTGACAGGCCTTGCAGTTTTCATTGACCACGTCGCGCGTGGTCACACTGGCCGGATACGGCACGTCCTTGCCCGACAGATTGCCCATGAAGTCACTCAGGCCCGCTTGCGCCTTGAACGGCAGCTTGGCCAGCAGATTGTGCGGGGCGTGGCATTCATTACAGGAACGGTCGGCGTGCGTACCCAGCTTGTGGGTCACTGCCGCCTCCTGCATGATGTGACAACTGGCGCAGAACGGACGCTGATCCGTTGCCGTCATGGCATAGGCCAGCACTCCGACAAGCACCACGCCCACCGCAACGCCGCCCAACAACCATTTGAGCCAGGGTCCATTGCGGGGTGTTCCCATAGAAGCCTCCTTCACTCACTCCAACAACTTGCCGTCCCTATGACGGCGTTATCTTCTTTGTGAATCAAAAAACATGCCAAGCCAAGATAAAAAATGAGAAAAAATTAATCCTGAAAAGACCGGCAGTTTGAGATGAGATTGTAATGGTTATCAATAGCAGGGTTGTTTTGTTCAGAAAAAAAAGACAAAAAATCAGAAAAAGCTGACACCAAGGCCTTTTTTACCCCCTGGAGAAAACATGGCGCATACCTTTGCCGGGCGCTGGTTCCGGGTCCTCTGGCTGCCTGTCCTGGCCGGTCTGCTCTGGCTGGGTTTGATTCTGGGACTCTACAGCCGCGCCGCGCGCGTGGATGAGGAGCATCGCCTGGAACTGGAACGCATCCGCCTCTCCACTGTGGCCCGGCAACTCTTGGACGCGCGCAACTGGAACGCGGCGCACGGGGGGGTCTATGTGCCGGAGAGCGATCTGGGCAGGCCCAATCCCTGGCTGCCGCTCCATGAGCGGACCCTGAAAACCGCCGACGGGCGGACCCTGGTGTTGATGAATCCCGCCTACATGAGCCGCCAGCTGGCCGAGCGCACTTCCTGGCCGGGCATCAGCATTTCGATTATCGGGCGCAGGCCGCTACGGCCTGAAAATCAATCCGACACCTGGGAAGGCGAGGCCCTCATCGAATGCACGGAGGGCCGCCAGGAAATTTTCAGCCCGCCGGATGAGAACGGGCAGGGCCGCCTGCGTCTGCTCACCGTGCTGGTGGCGCAACAGAGCTGCCTGCGCTGCCACGCGGACAGCAGGGTGGGGGAAGTGCTCGGCGGCATCAGCGTCAGCCAGGATGCCGGGCCGTATCTGCACAACGCCGCGAAGCAGGAAGGCAACATGCGCCTGCTGTATGCCCTGCTGGGGGTGACGGGCGTGCTGGCTATCGGCGGCCTGACCCTCAACCTGACCCGGCGGCGCTGGCAGGCCGAGGAAACCAGCCGCATGAAAAGTGCTTTCATGGCCCGCCTGAGCCATGACATGCGCACGCCGCTCACCGCCATCCTGGGCATGAGCGACTTGCTGCAGCGGGGCGACGGCGCCGCGCCGGAAAAGAAGCGCGCTCTGCGTTACCTGGTTCAGGCGGGTGGAGCGCTTCTGGAAATGGTCAGCGACATCACGGACCACGCGGCCCTGGAACAGGGTACGCTGGCCCTGCATGAGAGTGCCTTCAGCCTGCGGGCCGCGCTTTCGCAATGCCTTGAGCTGTATCGCCCGGCCGCCGCGTCCAAGGGCCTCCGGCTGGAACTGGACGTGCCTTCCCCTGTGCCGGATAATCTTTACGGCGACGCCTTCCGCTTGCGCCAGGCTCTGGGCAATCTTGTCGGCAATGCGCTCAAATTTACCGAGCAGGGCGGCGTGCGGCTGGAGGTGGAAGCGGAAAGCGCGCGCACGGGCCGCCTTCTGCTGCGACTGCGCGTGCGGGACAGCGGGCCGGGCCTGCAGCCGGGAGAACTGGAACGGATTTTCGAGAGTTTTCAGCGCGGTTCGCACGCGGGCTGTCAGCCGGGCACCGGCCTGGGCCTGAACATTGCCCGGACCATAGCCCGGCGCATGGGCGGCGATGTGCGGGTCAGTTCCCAACCGGGGCAGGGCTCGTGCTTTACCTTGGAAGTGCTTGTACGCACGGATTGGGGCAGCGCAAGGCCGTGCCCGCCCGCGGATGCGGACCGAAACGCCGTGCCCGAAAGCGGCGCCGCGGGCAGGGGAGCCTTGGAAGGCCGACGGATTCTGGCCGCCGAGGACAATCCGGCCAGCCGCTATTTCCTGGAACAGGCCTTGCGCCGGGAGGGCGCGCGGGCCGTGGTGACCGCTGACGGCGAAGCCACCCTGGCCGCCCTGGGTGAAGAGGAATGGGACGTGGTGCTGCTGGACGCGCGCATGCCCGGTCCCGACGGCCTGGACGTGCTGGAACGCATCCGGCAGGGCCGGACCGGAGCGCCTGCGGGGCAATGTGTGGTCCTGTACACGGCGGCGCTGGACGCCGAAGCGCAAGAACGCTGCCGCAGGTTGCGGCCCGACGATATATTGTTCAAACCGGTCAGTTTCGCGCTGCTGCGGCAGCGCCTGGCGGCCCTGCCGACAGCGCGGGGCAACGGAGCAACGCTGACGCAGGAAGACACGAGTGTGCCGGAAAAAAACATCTCTGTCGGCCGGGAAAAGACCATTGCCGGAGACGGCCGGGCAAATACGGACGATATTGAATTGCCGCCCTGGGACCGGGAAGCCGCTCTGGCGGCCATGGACGGGGACGCGGCAATCTTTGCGCATTTGCTTGCGGTCTTGCGTGATGATCTGGGGAATATGCTGGACCAACTGGTAGAAGCCGTGGCGGCGGGGGATCGGAAGAACATCCGTCGGCTGGCCCATGCCTGCAAGAATTCGGCGGGCACCATGCGCCTGATGCGCCTGCACGGCGCAGCCGCCCTGACGGAAAAAGCGGAAGACGCGGCACTGGACGCAAGGGCAGGGAAACTGGAACGGGCCATGCATGAGGCCCTGGCGCTGCTGGAGGCCGTTGACGGCGGCAGCGGGACAGAGACGGAAACGCGGACCGCGGAGACAGGGAGGAAGGCATAATGGCGCGTATTCTGGTGGTAGATGATGAAGCCCTGATGCGCACCATGGTGGAAGTGGTCTGTACGCGCATGGGGCATGAGGCCGTGTGCGCCTCTTCCATCAAGGAAGGCCTTGCTCTGGGCCGCCAAGGCGTGGACGTGGTGCTGCTGGACGCCTGGCTGCCGGACGGCAACGGCCTGGAATTTCAAAGGGAGTTTGCCAATCTGCCTGAAGAGCCGGACATCGTGATCATCACCGGCCACGGCGACGGCGACGCGGCGGAAGCGGCCTTGCGCTCCGGAGCCTGGGAGTTTCTGACCAAGCCCCTGCAGATCCGCGACATCGAACAATGCCTGCGGCACATTCTGGCGTTCCGCCAGGGCCGCAAGCCGGGCCCGGCCTCCCTCAAAGTGGACAGCGGGCACATTCTGGGCTCCGGACCGGGCATGACCCAGGCCCTCAAACTGCTGGCCCAGGCCGCCCAAAGCGAAGTCAACGTGCTGATTCTGGGCGAAACCGGCGTGGGCAAGGAACTATTCGCCAAAGCCCTGTTCCGCAACAGCGGGCGCGCCGCCCAGCCTTTCGTGACCGTGGACTGTGCCTCCCTGCCGGAAACCCTGGTGGAAAGCCACCTCTTCGGTCACAGCCGGGGGGCCTTCACCGGCGCGGAGCGCGCCCGTGAGGGACTTTTGCTGGCCGCGCACAAGGGCACGCTTTTTCTGGATGAAGTGGGGGACCTGCCCCTGGTCATGCAGGGCGCGTTTCTGCGCGCCCTGGAGCTGCGCCGCTTCCGCCCGGTGGGAGAAGTGCACGAGGTGGACAGCGACTTCCGCCTGGTGGCGGCCACCAACCGTGATCTGGAGGGAATGGCGCGCACCGGCCAGTTCCGGGGCGATCTGCTCTACCGTCTTCAGGGCATTACCATTGTGATCCCGCCGCTGCGCGAGAGGCGCGACGAAATCCCGGGCCTGGCCCGCCAGGCCGTCACCGCCTTCTGCCTGCGCAACGATCTGCCGGAAAAGGCCCTGGCCGAGCCGGTGCTGGACATGTTGATGGAATATCCCTGGCCCGGCAACGTGCGGGAGCTGATCCACGCCCTGGAGCGGGCCTGCCTTGCCGCCGGGGAGGGGGATCTGATCCTGCCCGGGCATCTGCCCACCCAGATGCGGGTGGCCGTGGCCCGGCACCGGGTAAGCCGTGGCCGGGAGCAAAGCCCGGAGCCCGTGCCGCCCCCCGCACGGACGCTGCCCGCGGCCCATGTGGAAGACGGCCGCGCCGGGACAGCCGCAATCGCGGGCGGCAGCGGCGATCTGCCCAGCCTGAGGGAGTGGAAATCCCGCGCCGAAGAGGAATATGTGCGCCGGGTCATGACCGTGAGCGCGGGCGACGCGCGCCGGGCCGCAGGCGTGGCCGGCATCTCGCGCGGGCACTGGTATGAGCTGGTCAAAAAATACCATCCTTGAACGGGAAGAGGGCAGGCGCGTCCAGAGGCAAAATGGCCGTCAGGCCACGCCGGGCGCTGGTTTGCGGCACTCTCTTGCCTCATGCCGCAAAAGGCGCTATAGGCCAAAAAAAAGCTTGCAGAGGCTATGTCAGAGCATGAATAAGAGCCCCGTTACCGTTAAAGGCTATGTCGCGGCTGTACCGCGTTCTGTGGATGAGCGCCAGGCCAGGGTGGCCGTGGTGCAGGATGATGTGGAATACCGCGTGATGCCGCGCGGGGCCGGGATGGATCTGGCCGGTGAGGTCAGCGTGCCCGTGGAAGTCACCGGCCTGGTGGAAGAGGTGGACGGCGTGTTCTACCTCACTGTGCGCGGCTACAAGGTTCTGGAAGACGATTCCTGGCTTGAGGAATAGCGCGCTTTCGCATTGACGGCCCGGAAGGGCCTCGGCGGCTTTGGAAATTCTGTCTGGAAGCCGCTGCCTTTTCGAGCCAACGTTTTTTCCCGTGCTCCCGCGCAAATACAGGCGGGACGCCGCGCGGCGTCCCGCTCCTTTCCTGTTCTTCTCATTTCGGCGGGAACTTGCCCGCATGTAAGGCCGTTCTGCTGGGTGTAGAGCAATTTCACTTTGAAATTGCTCTACACCCAGCAGTTTATCCGGAACGGGAATTATTGCCCACTATCCCAGGAGCGAAAGATGCTCCTCTGATTTGCGCTTGTGCGGGGTCAGGGTGCTCTGGCGGCAGAAATCGCGGATCTGGGCCAAAAAGGGCGACGGTGCCAAGCGCAGTTTTCTGCCGTACAGGGTGCGGCGGGCGCAATAGCTCACAAACAGCGCCCGCGCGGCGCGGGTCAGGCCCACGTAAAGCAGGCGGCGTTCTTCCGCAAGCCGGGCCTCCGGGTCCGCTTCCACGCCCGGAACGGCTGCGTCCGCGTCGTTCATAGTGTTCTCCGCCGCGTTTTCAAACAGCAGTTCACGCCGCAGGGGCAACAGGCCGCTTTCCAGGCCGGGCAGAAAGACCGCCTGAAACTCCAGGCCCTTGGAAGCGTGCAGGGTGAGAATCTGAACCTGCTCGGCTTTGGCCCGCACCAACTCCGCCTCATGCAGCCAGGCCAGGCGCTGGAAAAGGGGCTGCCAGCCGCCGCATTCCTGCCAGAGGCGGCAGAGCGACCGCCACTGGCGGCTCTGGCAAAAGAGCTCCCCGGTCCAGGCCTGTGCGCCCAGCCAGGTCGTCATCTCCTGCGGCTTGGGCAGATTGCCCTCGGGCCAGGGCAACGGCTCCGCCGGGGCGGCCGGGGCAGGCAGATCCGGCGGGGTGGGCAGAATATCCGCAAAACCGCAATGCCCGGTGGCCAGGGCCAGGAAGCGGGCGCAGACCGGCTCCTGCCAGAATTCCTCCTGGGCCGGAGCCGCGCAGGGGATGCCCATTTGTTCCAGGGCCGCGCGCAGGGGCGGAATCTGGGCCTTGAGGCGTACCAGCACGGCCACGTCGCCCGGCGACAGGCTGTTGTCCAGTTCTCCGGCGTCGGCGCGGTTTTGGGCCTGGTCCAAAAGAGTGTGGGCCGTGGCCCCGATAAGCCGCTGCACGCGCCCGGCCAGCCAGCGGGCTTCGGCCCGCTCGTCCGGCGCGGCGAAAAGCTGCAACTGGGCCCTCAGGGGCCTGGCCGCGTGCAGGTTGCCGCATCGGCCCCGGCCCTGCAGAAGATTCTGGGCCATGTCCAGTACGTCCTGGCTGGCGCGGTAGCTTTGTCCCAGCCTGTAGACCATAAGCGTCGGCCAGCAGGCCCGCAGGGAATCCTCGCTCTGGCCCGTGGCCCCACGGAAGCCGTAAATGGCCTGATCCGGGTCGCCGATGCCGAAAAATCCCCGGCCGTCCGGCGGCAGCAGGGCGCGAATCACGGCCAGCTGCACGGGTGAAAGATCCTGCACCTCGTCCACCAGCACATGCCGCCAGGGCCCGTCCGGCCTTTGGGCCAGATTGGGCGCCTGTTCCAGCAGCCAGTCCAGCAGATCGGCGTAATCCACATAGCGGACGCCGCTCTGGGCGTTTTTGCGTTGCCGGTAGCGCGCGGCGGCCTCGTCCAGGTCACTGCCTTGCGCCGGTTCCTTCCGACTTTCGCGGGCCAGATTCAGGGCGTCCCAGAGCGTGCGCAGCCGCCGGG is a genomic window containing:
- a CDS encoding ammonia-forming cytochrome c nitrite reductase subunit c552, whose amino-acid sequence is MNKHIRTMALAVSALLGAALLSGCNDVSTELKAPAYKTNIKDDETRMSAFKADFPDQYASYQKNNESEVMTEYKGSVPYHKNDNVDPLPKGFKHAQPYLKNLWLGYGFMYEYNEARGHTHAVEDFVHIDRLNRWGADGKGKMPATCWNCKTPKMMNWIKQYGDSFWSKDVNEFRGKDMIDAKEESISCSTCHDPKTMELRLYSEPLKDWLKKTGKDWNNISRNEKRTLVCAQCHVEYYFTHPDNGPAMRPVFPWDNGFNPEDMYQYYKGHGKKDADGKPGPFSDWVHAASKVPLIKMQHPDFETFQDGPHGAAGVACADCHMPYQRMDGKKMSSHWMTSPLKDKEMRACRQCHADKTPEYLRERVIYTQKKTFDQLLKAQDMSVKAHEAVRLANNYSGERAPDYGALMTEAREMVRKGQLFWDYVSAENSVGFHNPAKALDTLMTSMECSQKAVDLASQATNYGIAPALAGDIKKIVPPILEMSRKLQQDPEYLKTNPWLQLLPVLPKTDAAWDGQERLNSGK
- a CDS encoding NapC/NirT family cytochrome c produces the protein MGTPRNGPWLKWLLGGVAVGVVLVGVLAYAMTATDQRPFCASCHIMQEAAVTHKLGTHADRSCNECHAPHNLLAKLPFKAQAGLSDFMGNLSGKDVPYPASVTTRDVVNENCKACHAQTNVNVASMNAKPYCVDCHRNVAHMRHKPISTRTVAYE
- a CDS encoding ATP-binding protein yields the protein MAHTFAGRWFRVLWLPVLAGLLWLGLILGLYSRAARVDEEHRLELERIRLSTVARQLLDARNWNAAHGGVYVPESDLGRPNPWLPLHERTLKTADGRTLVLMNPAYMSRQLAERTSWPGISISIIGRRPLRPENQSDTWEGEALIECTEGRQEIFSPPDENGQGRLRLLTVLVAQQSCLRCHADSRVGEVLGGISVSQDAGPYLHNAAKQEGNMRLLYALLGVTGVLAIGGLTLNLTRRRWQAEETSRMKSAFMARLSHDMRTPLTAILGMSDLLQRGDGAAPEKKRALRYLVQAGGALLEMVSDITDHAALEQGTLALHESAFSLRAALSQCLELYRPAAASKGLRLELDVPSPVPDNLYGDAFRLRQALGNLVGNALKFTEQGGVRLEVEAESARTGRLLLRLRVRDSGPGLQPGELERIFESFQRGSHAGCQPGTGLGLNIARTIARRMGGDVRVSSQPGQGSCFTLEVLVRTDWGSARPCPPADADRNAVPESGAAGRGALEGRRILAAEDNPASRYFLEQALRREGARAVVTADGEATLAALGEEEWDVVLLDARMPGPDGLDVLERIRQGRTGAPAGQCVVLYTAALDAEAQERCRRLRPDDILFKPVSFALLRQRLAALPTARGNGATLTQEDTSVPEKNISVGREKTIAGDGRANTDDIELPPWDREAALAAMDGDAAIFAHLLAVLRDDLGNMLDQLVEAVAAGDRKNIRRLAHACKNSAGTMRLMRLHGAAALTEKAEDAALDARAGKLERAMHEALALLEAVDGGSGTETETRTAETGRKA
- a CDS encoding sigma-54-dependent transcriptional regulator, yielding MARILVVDDEALMRTMVEVVCTRMGHEAVCASSIKEGLALGRQGVDVVLLDAWLPDGNGLEFQREFANLPEEPDIVIITGHGDGDAAEAALRSGAWEFLTKPLQIRDIEQCLRHILAFRQGRKPGPASLKVDSGHILGSGPGMTQALKLLAQAAQSEVNVLILGETGVGKELFAKALFRNSGRAAQPFVTVDCASLPETLVESHLFGHSRGAFTGAERAREGLLLAAHKGTLFLDEVGDLPLVMQGAFLRALELRRFRPVGEVHEVDSDFRLVAATNRDLEGMARTGQFRGDLLYRLQGITIVIPPLRERRDEIPGLARQAVTAFCLRNDLPEKALAEPVLDMLMEYPWPGNVRELIHALERACLAAGEGDLILPGHLPTQMRVAVARHRVSRGREQSPEPVPPPARTLPAAHVEDGRAGTAAIAGGSGDLPSLREWKSRAEEEYVRRVMTVSAGDARRAAGVAGISRGHWYELVKKYHP